In the genome of Deinococcus hopiensis KR-140, the window GCACCAAAGGGCTATTGTTAAGGACGTTTGAGACGGTCTGATACGATACACCGGCCTTAAGAGCCACTTGTTTGAGCGTAACGCGAGCCATAAGAGTCCTCAATCGATCACAAAAAACTGGTGAATGCGACAGGCTGCGCTTCCAGCGTCTGCGTTCGCTAAAGGTGACCTTCGGAGATCCGGTGTGCCGATCATCAGTGCTCCACTTGTCCATTTTCGAGCATGTGGCAACGTGCGGACTTCTTTTTGACCGGGCCCGGCGAGCAGACCAGAATGCGCATGGGGGAGAATGGCGCCGTGAGGGGCGCCCTTTCGCTCACGGCGCCATTCGGACAACTGCGCTAAAGGAGATGCCACGAGGTCCCAGCGAGTGTCAGGGCCTCCGAACTGCCAGAGGACGTGATTGCGTGAATGGCGTCGGCGCTTACCTGCACTTCTTCGGGATTCCAGTTCTCGATCAAGGTGCGGCCCGCGCGGCGGGAGCTGCGCACGCCTTCTGGCAGGAGGACGGGGGTAAGGTCAACTTCAGCGGCGAGGGTCTGTAGGATTTCCCCAATGAGGCCTGGAGCGTGAGCGCCAATCGTTACGGCATTCCCGTTCCGGACAGCGGCGACTTGCCCGCGCAGGGGTCCAGAGCCGTAGGTCGTGAGGGCCGTAGCATTTCCGAGCAGTTCGTACCCTTCTGTCCACTCCGCCGCTTGATGGTCACCCACGCGGACAGTCAAACCGGGACGCAAGCTTTCGAAGTTCAAGCAACGAACCCCAAAGAAGTCCTTGTGATGTCCGAACTGGCCATTTTTGTAGGCACATCCGGATTCCGTACGGAATCCGGTACGTGGCCCGAAGACGAACAACCGCTCTTCGGCGTCCGCCTGGAGTTTCTGCAGGCGGCGTTCTGGAATGAGCGTGAGGGCCGGCGCGACAACGAGGACATACTGGGCGAGATCATCGTCGGGGTGCAGGACGTCCACATCAAGGCCGAGGGAGCGCAGAGCAGTGTAGTAGGCAAGGGTCTGGGCCCAGTAGGTGGGCCCCCCGTTTGTCTGCTCGTCCAGGATCCAGAGGCTCTCGTAGTCGTGGAGGAGCGCCACCCGGGCGGACACGTTTCCGGTGGGAAACTGGGTGGCGTCGAGGCGCTGAACCTCGGCGTGGCCCCGGTCGGGCGTTTCGTCGTGGCGCAGAAGGCCGGAGTGCATGACTTCCTGGGCCATGGTGGCGGCGCGCCAGCGGAAGTAGCTCACCACGTCCGCTCCGTGGGCCCAGGCTTGAGCGGTCCACAGTTGCACGGCTCCGTCAGCAGGCAGCGGATTGTGCGGCGCCCAGTTCACCTGCCCGCACTGCTGCTCCATCACCCAGAAACCATTCGGACTGCTTCGTCCTTCACGACCCAGCCTGTCTTGCGCTTTGACCAGGCACCGGTACAGGTCGTGGTTGAAACTCACGAGATCAGGGTGTCCCGACCGGGCGTAGCGGAGCTTGACCTCCTCTGCAGTTCCCGGCGGAGCGAAAAATTCGAGCATGCCGGTCGGGTAGTTGTCCCAGGTGGCGAAGTCCAGGCCACGCGCGACCTCGTAGTGGTCGAAGCCCGACTCGAAGATCATGAAGTTGTGGGTGACGAACCGCCCTGGAGACAGTTCGCGCAGGACGGCCACCTGCTGGGCCTGAAAGTCGCGGATCTGGGCGGAAGCGAAGCGGGCGTAGTCCAGGACGTGGCTGGGGTTGGGTGCGGTCACCGTGAGATTGGGCGGCCTGATCTGCGCCCAGCCGCTGTACTCCATGCTCCAGAACACATTGCCCCAGGCTGCATTCAGGGCGTCCAGCGTGCCGTACCTCGCCGCCAGCCAGTCAGGAAAGGCCGCCGCGCTCGCGCCGCCGTACGAGCGGCCCGTGTTGTGGCACCCGAACTCGTTGTCGGTCTGCCAGCCCACGACGGCTGGGTGCTGACCGTAGCGTTCGGCAATGGCCCAGGTGATACGCCGGGAATGCTCGCGGTATACCGGTGAGGCGAAATCGTAGTGCCGCCGCGAGCCGAATTCACGCACGCGGCCCTGGGTGTCGTGGGCGAGGATCTCCGGGTGAGCGCGGATCAGCCAGGCGGGCGGCGTGGCGGTGGGGGTACACAGCACCACGCGCATCCCTTCAGCGTGATACGCCTCCACTGCGCGGTCCAGCCAGGCCCAGTCGTACTCGCCGGGGCGCGGCTCCATGCGGCTCCAGGCGAATTCTGCCATCCGCACGAAGGTGAGGCCCAGTTCGCGCTGCTGCCGGGCATAGCTGCGCCAGCGGTCCTCAGGGACGTGTTCAGGATAGTCACAGACGGCGAGAAACAGGTGGTCCGTTTGGGTCATGGTGAAACCTCGGCGAGGAGAGCAACGTGCAGGACAGTGGAGCGGTCCGAACGGCCGCCCGGCGAACACCTTGAGCTGAGGAGCGCGAGCCTGGAGCATTTGTCCAAATTGCGCCGGGGGTGGAAGGGCGCCATTCTCCCCAATGCGCATTCAAGTTCGCCCGCGCTGCTCGGTCAAAAAGAAGTCCGCACCTTGACATACGCGCTAACCCTTGACGGCCCCGGAGGACAGCCCGCCCTGCCAGTAGCGTCCCAGGGTCAGGAAAGCGATCAGCAACGGCAGAATACTGATAAATGCCCCCAGCACGATCACGGTGTACAGCGGCTCCTGCCCGCTGGAGCTGCTCGTTTGGTTCCAGACGCTCAGGCCCAGCGTGAGGGGAAACAGGTCGCTGCGGTTGACCACCACGAGCGGCAGGAAAAAGTTGTTCCACGCCGCCACGAAGGCGAACAGGCCGACGGTGACCAGGCCGCCGCGCACGAGCGGCAGGCCCAGGCGCCAGAAGGTGGTCCACTCGCCCGCGCCGTCAATGCGCGCGGCCTCGCGCACGTCTCTGGGAAAACCCGAGTCCCAGAAGAGCCGCATCAGGTACAGGCCGAACGGATTGGCGAGGGCGGGCAAAATCACGGCCCAGTAGGTGTTCAGCAGGCCGAGCTTCTGCATCATCAGGAAGAGCGGCAGCACGAGCGCTGTGCCCGGAACCATAATGGTCGCCAGAATCAGGGCGAACAGCGCGTTCTTGGCGGTGAACTCGTAAATGCTGAAGGCGTACCCGGCCATCGCGCTGACCACCATGCTGCCCAGTGCGGTGGCGGTGGCGTACAATACGCTGTTGATCAGCCAGCGCGTAAACACGCCGTCCTCGCGCGTCACGAGGGTATGCCAGTTCTCAGCGAGGTGGGACGCGGAACCGAACCACAGCCCGAAGGTGGAAAACAGCTGCCCGTTGTCTTTGAACATGGTGACGAACACCCACCACAGCGGGAGCAGCGAGTAGAGGGCGAAGAGGCCCAGGGCCATGAGTTGCAGCGGCGTGAAGTGCGTGCGCCGGACCATCAGACCTCACCTCCCCGGCGGGTAAATCGCAGGAAAATCATGCTCAGCATGAACGTGAAGAGTGCCAGCAGGATCGCCAGCGTGGCCGCGTAGCTGAAGTTGCCGTCACGGCTGGCGACGAGGTAGAGGTACGTGTTCGGCGTGATGTTGTCGGGCACGTAGCCCAGGGGCCTCAGCACGAACGGCTCGGCGAAGATCTGCATGGTGCCGATGATGGAGAAGATCAGCGTCAGGAGCAGGCTCGGGCGTAGCAGGGGCAGCTTGATGTTGCGCGTGATGTCCCAGCTCGACGCACCGTCGATGCGCGCGGCCTCGTACAGCTCCAACGGAATGTTTTGCAGGGCGGCATACAGGGTGATCAGGTTGTAGCCGGTCCAGGTCCAGGTGACGATGTTGGCGATGCTCCACAGCACCACGCCCGAGGACAGGAAGTCGGTCTGCCCACCGGTGATCTGGTTAAAAGGCGAGAGATTTTTGGAGTAGAGGTAGCCCCACAGCAGGCCCGCCACGACGCTTGGAATCGTGTAGGGCAGGTAGAAGGCCGTGCGGAACAGGCCCTGTAACCTTCCCCGCACGCCGTCCATCAAGAGTGCGAGGCCCAGGGCAATCAGCAGCATGAGTGGCACCTGCACCAGGCCAAACTTGAGGATGTTCCACAGGCTGAGCAGGAACTCACTGTCCTGGACGGCGCGGACGTAGTTGGCCAGTCCGCCGAAGACATCCCGCGCTGGACCGAAACCCACGCGCTTTTTGATAAAGACGCTGAGGTATCCGGCGTACAGCACCGGAGCGATATAGAAGGCGGCGAACAGCAGCAAAAAAGGCGAGAGGAACAGCCACGGCATCAGCCGCGTTCGCAGGCGGAACAGAAAGCGGCTCGTAGACGAGGACCGGTCAGCGTCCGGGGGGTTGGCGGCGTAGTGGCTCATGGGCATCGACCTCACGGCTCCAGGGGAGAGCACAGGCAGGAGGGGAGCCGGACGCGCGCGTTCCGGCCTCCCCCTCCCCTATGACAGCTGGCGCGGGCGCGCTCAGCGAACGGTGTAGCCCTGCTTCCTGGCTTCCGCCAAGCTCTCGCGCTGCCAGGCGTCCAGCGCCTGATCGGGCGACACGCGGCCCTTGAGCATCAGGTCCATCTGCTTGTTGAAGTTGTCGTTCACAAAGGGAAACCAGGGAGCCCATTGGAAGTCGATGTTCACGCCACGACTGGCGCGGGCGTACACAGCGCTGATGTCCTCGCCACCGAAGAACTTGCTGGGGTTTTTGGTCTTGTCCTTCAGAACGGCGTAGTCCAGGCCCGCGTCGCTGGCTGGAAACAGGCCGCCGTTGATCCAGTTGCTGGAGACGGCGTTTTGCGACAGGTTCAGCCAGAGCGCGAACAGGGTGGCCGCCTCCTTGTTCTTGCTCTGGGTGGTCACGACGCTGGAACTGCCGCCCCAGTTGCCCGAACGGACCTTGCCAGCGGCGAACTGCGGCAGGTCAGCCACGCGCCACTGTCCGGCGCTCTTGTCCTTAAGGCTGCCTGCGTACCCACCCGGACCCCAGGCCGCTTCCATGTTGGTTATGACCTTGCCCGCGCCCGCCGCGTTCCAGTAGTCGGCGGTAAAGGCCTGGAGGGTGCTCACGTGGCCCTTCTTGATCATGCGGTACCAGGTGTTGAGCACCTTCTTGGCGCTGGCGTTATTGAGGTTCTGCACCCAGCCGTCGCCCTCA includes:
- a CDS encoding beta-galactosidase, which encodes MTQTDHLFLAVCDYPEHVPEDRWRSYARQQRELGLTFVRMAEFAWSRMEPRPGEYDWAWLDRAVEAYHAEGMRVVLCTPTATPPAWLIRAHPEILAHDTQGRVREFGSRRHYDFASPVYREHSRRITWAIAERYGQHPAVVGWQTDNEFGCHNTGRSYGGASAAAFPDWLAARYGTLDALNAAWGNVFWSMEYSGWAQIRPPNLTVTAPNPSHVLDYARFASAQIRDFQAQQVAVLRELSPGRFVTHNFMIFESGFDHYEVARGLDFATWDNYPTGMLEFFAPPGTAEEVKLRYARSGHPDLVSFNHDLYRCLVKAQDRLGREGRSSPNGFWVMEQQCGQVNWAPHNPLPADGAVQLWTAQAWAHGADVVSYFRWRAATMAQEVMHSGLLRHDETPDRGHAEVQRLDATQFPTGNVSARVALLHDYESLWILDEQTNGGPTYWAQTLAYYTALRSLGLDVDVLHPDDDLAQYVLVVAPALTLIPERRLQKLQADAEERLFVFGPRTGFRTESGCAYKNGQFGHHKDFFGVRCLNFESLRPGLTVRVGDHQAAEWTEGYELLGNATALTTYGSGPLRGQVAAVRNGNAVTIGAHAPGLIGEILQTLAAEVDLTPVLLPEGVRSSRRAGRTLIENWNPEEVQVSADAIHAITSSGSSEALTLAGTSWHLL
- a CDS encoding carbohydrate ABC transporter permease, which translates into the protein MVRRTHFTPLQLMALGLFALYSLLPLWWVFVTMFKDNGQLFSTFGLWFGSASHLAENWHTLVTREDGVFTRWLINSVLYATATALGSMVVSAMAGYAFSIYEFTAKNALFALILATIMVPGTALVLPLFLMMQKLGLLNTYWAVILPALANPFGLYLMRLFWDSGFPRDVREAARIDGAGEWTTFWRLGLPLVRGGLVTVGLFAFVAAWNNFFLPLVVVNRSDLFPLTLGLSVWNQTSSSSGQEPLYTVIVLGAFISILPLLIAFLTLGRYWQGGLSSGAVKG
- a CDS encoding carbohydrate ABC transporter permease; amino-acid sequence: MPMSHYAANPPDADRSSSTSRFLFRLRTRLMPWLFLSPFLLLFAAFYIAPVLYAGYLSVFIKKRVGFGPARDVFGGLANYVRAVQDSEFLLSLWNILKFGLVQVPLMLLIALGLALLMDGVRGRLQGLFRTAFYLPYTIPSVVAGLLWGYLYSKNLSPFNQITGGQTDFLSSGVVLWSIANIVTWTWTGYNLITLYAALQNIPLELYEAARIDGASSWDITRNIKLPLLRPSLLLTLIFSIIGTMQIFAEPFVLRPLGYVPDNITPNTYLYLVASRDGNFSYAATLAILLALFTFMLSMIFLRFTRRGGEV
- a CDS encoding extracellular solute-binding protein; this translates as MKKALLALSALMLTSGALAADPTFPKAPSGDVTLEVWSWVPGLDKTVQAFEKAYPNINVKVTNLGGGPQTYTKLRTALQAGSGAPDVAQIEYGFLPAFVDLGGLEDLSKYGANNYKKYFVPWTWGQVSPDGKAVYAIPQDTGPFAMVYRADLMKKYGLGVPKTWAEYERAAATVYNKSKGTVKLGNFYSTFAPWFMALAWADGGQFFRREGDGWVQNLNNASAKKVLNTWYRMIKKGHVSTLQAFTADYWNAAGAGKVITNMEAAWGPGGYAGSLKDKSAGQWRVADLPQFAAGKVRSGNWGGSSSVVTTQSKNKEAATLFALWLNLSQNAVSSNWINGGLFPASDAGLDYAVLKDKTKNPSKFFGGEDISAVYARASRGVNIDFQWAPWFPFVNDNFNKQMDLMLKGRVSPDQALDAWQRESLAEARKQGYTVR